A DNA window from Sporosarcina sp. ANT_H38 contains the following coding sequences:
- a CDS encoding PTS fructose transporter subunit IIABC, whose translation MKITQLLTEATIILDVKATSKQDVLTELINQFDRAGNLNDKEVFTKDILTREEQSTTGIGDGIAIPHAKSAAVKMPGIAFGRSLPGIDYASLDGQPAHLFFMIAASKGANNDHLEALSRLATFLMDSNFREKVLSATSKTEILQAVNDKEIELEGPEEDDESQLGLSPTSKILAVTACPTGIAHTYMAAQKLTDKAKEMGILLKVETNGSSGVKNRLTDEDIANADTIIVAADTKVEMARFTGKPVIQTKVGKAIYETEALLNRAIIKDAPIYKHDLSKDDSDTSETKSGFYKHLMNGVSNMLPFVVGGGILIALSFFWGINSSDPNSADYNAFAAMLNTIGGGNAFFLMVPVLAGFIASSIADRPGFAPGMVGGLIAITVTGVDSVSGGSGFLGGIIAGFLAGYVTVLVKKVFAALPDALEGLKPVLFYPVFSIAITGLIMMMLNPPLTKLYTGMSTFLEGIGGTNQVLVGILLGAMMAIDMGGPINKAAYTFGIAMLDAQNFGFIATVMAAGMVPPLGMAIATTLFKKRFTKHEREAGKTAYVLGACFITEGVIPFAAADPARVIPASVVGAALTGGLTMLFDISLRAPHGGVFVMGLVDGGIGKVLLYALAIAAGAVVTGLLAGILKKNKMQVI comes from the coding sequence ATGAAAATCACACAATTATTAACTGAAGCTACAATCATTTTGGATGTGAAAGCAACATCAAAACAAGATGTACTGACAGAACTGATCAATCAGTTCGATCGTGCAGGAAATTTGAATGATAAAGAGGTATTTACAAAGGATATTTTGACCCGAGAAGAGCAGAGTACGACAGGAATCGGAGATGGAATTGCGATTCCACATGCGAAATCAGCTGCGGTGAAGATGCCTGGAATCGCATTCGGACGATCTTTACCAGGTATCGACTACGCATCGCTGGACGGTCAGCCTGCTCATCTGTTTTTCATGATTGCGGCGAGCAAAGGAGCAAATAACGACCATTTGGAAGCGTTATCAAGACTAGCTACATTTTTGATGGATTCGAATTTTAGAGAGAAAGTTCTAAGTGCTACGTCAAAAACTGAAATTCTACAAGCGGTCAATGACAAGGAGATCGAGTTAGAAGGACCGGAAGAGGATGATGAATCACAATTAGGTCTTTCACCTACATCGAAAATACTCGCGGTTACTGCGTGTCCAACAGGGATTGCGCATACATACATGGCGGCACAAAAACTGACTGATAAAGCGAAAGAAATGGGGATTTTACTAAAAGTGGAAACAAATGGTTCATCCGGCGTGAAAAACCGTTTAACAGACGAGGATATTGCGAATGCGGATACCATTATTGTTGCTGCAGATACTAAAGTGGAAATGGCACGGTTTACCGGTAAGCCGGTCATACAGACTAAAGTGGGCAAGGCGATTTATGAAACAGAAGCCTTGCTAAATCGTGCAATCATCAAAGATGCTCCGATTTACAAACATGATTTGTCTAAAGATGATAGTGACACATCCGAAACCAAAAGCGGTTTTTATAAACACTTAATGAATGGCGTATCCAATATGCTACCGTTTGTTGTCGGTGGTGGAATTTTAATTGCGCTATCATTCTTCTGGGGTATTAATTCGAGTGACCCGAATAGTGCGGATTACAATGCATTCGCTGCAATGCTAAATACAATCGGTGGTGGAAATGCATTCTTCTTGATGGTTCCTGTATTGGCAGGATTCATTGCGTCGAGTATCGCAGACCGCCCTGGATTTGCCCCTGGTATGGTTGGAGGGTTAATTGCAATTACGGTTACGGGTGTTGATAGTGTCAGTGGTGGCTCCGGATTCCTAGGTGGAATCATTGCCGGCTTCCTAGCAGGGTATGTAACGGTTCTCGTTAAAAAAGTGTTTGCGGCACTACCAGATGCGCTTGAAGGATTGAAACCAGTATTGTTTTATCCCGTGTTCAGTATTGCAATTACTGGGCTCATCATGATGATGCTGAATCCTCCTTTGACTAAATTATATACAGGCATGTCAACATTTTTAGAAGGCATTGGTGGGACAAACCAAGTGTTGGTTGGTATTTTATTGGGCGCGATGATGGCAATTGATATGGGTGGTCCAATTAATAAAGCAGCATACACTTTTGGAATTGCAATGCTTGATGCACAAAACTTTGGTTTCATTGCAACGGTCATGGCAGCCGGAATGGTGCCGCCGCTCGGTATGGCAATTGCAACAACATTGTTTAAAAAACGTTTCACAAAACATGAGCGAGAAGCGGGGAAAACAGCTTACGTCCTTGGGGCTTGCTTTATAACGGAAGGTGTCATCCCGTTTGCTGCGGCGGACCCGGCCAGAGTTATTCCAGCATCCGTAGTTGGAGCTGCATTGACTGGTGGGCTGACAATGCTTTTTGATATCAGTTTACGTGCACCGCATGGCGGCGTTTTCGTTATGGGACTTGTTGATGGCGGCATTGGAAAAGTGTTGCTGTATGCATTAGCAATAGCTGCTGGTGCCGTGGTTACAGGTTTACTCGCGGGAATATTGAAGAAGAACAAAATGCAGGTGATATAA
- a CDS encoding protein phosphatase 2C domain-containing protein — MNNLSWVGSEKDFVDEPDVRWVDRVVVGRFGGNSSAGQTKNEDGCVIWQNEKWEFVAILDAHKSSESAELVIRTLELFKENLVEILEMKGPPEFKRLEVKLLGIFQSEQFLNDCKRVTGETACLIVVRKANYVWWLSVGDCLVYVLHPDLIALNQFQLNQRQFFEWIGQVNTFKQAVPCYTSGTRELRRGNNLIFLTTDGLVECPGNPFSDPSNLVAALNEKELDEGILQLLMEIERQNVRDSTTIIAWNVEVEKEGSIPSDYKG, encoded by the coding sequence ATGAATAATCTCTCTTGGGTTGGAAGTGAAAAGGACTTTGTAGATGAACCGGATGTTAGATGGGTTGATCGCGTGGTAGTTGGTCGTTTTGGGGGTAATTCTTCAGCGGGACAAACCAAGAATGAAGATGGCTGCGTGATTTGGCAAAATGAGAAATGGGAATTCGTAGCTATTTTAGATGCGCATAAAAGTTCGGAAAGTGCGGAACTTGTCATTCGAACACTCGAACTGTTCAAAGAAAATTTGGTGGAGATTTTAGAAATGAAGGGTCCGCCAGAGTTTAAACGTTTGGAAGTGAAGCTACTTGGAATTTTTCAATCCGAACAGTTTTTGAATGACTGCAAGCGTGTCACAGGAGAAACGGCTTGTCTTATCGTTGTTAGGAAAGCTAATTATGTATGGTGGCTTTCCGTTGGAGATTGCTTAGTATATGTATTGCATCCGGATCTAATTGCCCTGAACCAATTTCAACTCAACCAAAGACAATTCTTCGAGTGGATTGGACAAGTGAATACGTTTAAGCAAGCAGTACCATGCTACACCTCAGGAACGAGGGAGTTGAGAAGAGGCAACAACCTTATTTTTTTGACGACTGATGGTTTAGTGGAATGCCCGGGGAATCCTTTTTCGGATCCATCAAATCTTGTTGCTGCGCTGAATGAAAAAGAACTTGATGAAGGAATTTTACAGTTATTGATGGAAATCGAAAGGCAGAATGTGCGGGACAGTACGACGATTATTGCGTGGAATGTGGAAGTGGAAAAGGAAGGTAGCATCCCGAGCGACTATAAGGGATGA
- a CDS encoding SIMPL domain-containing protein gives MYYPYAQQMTCRQQRVMTVTGIGSLKITPDIAQIQLEVSTENKQLNHAQKENAYEMSQVIDSLLKLGIDRDNIQTVSYTIVPQYNYIEGEQIFRGYEVTNAITVKITDIDQVGNVIDMAVQNGANRVSNIQFKVENEQLEYQKALSLALKNALAKAQTIAGTMQLQLDPHPIKIVEELREEPIVYRTFAAKEMTGSTPIEQGQITISATVKVQFQY, from the coding sequence ATGTATTATCCTTATGCCCAACAAATGACCTGCCGGCAACAACGGGTAATGACTGTTACTGGAATCGGGAGTCTTAAAATAACGCCGGATATCGCTCAAATTCAGTTGGAAGTCAGTACTGAAAACAAGCAACTTAATCATGCGCAAAAGGAAAATGCTTATGAGATGAGTCAGGTTATCGATTCGTTATTGAAATTAGGAATTGACAGAGACAATATACAAACTGTTTCCTACACGATAGTTCCCCAATACAACTATATCGAAGGTGAACAAATATTTAGAGGATACGAAGTTACTAATGCGATTACAGTGAAAATCACTGATATTGATCAAGTTGGAAATGTTATAGATATGGCGGTCCAAAACGGGGCAAACAGGGTATCAAATATTCAGTTCAAGGTTGAAAATGAACAATTGGAATATCAAAAAGCATTGAGCCTTGCACTAAAAAATGCATTAGCCAAAGCGCAAACAATTGCTGGGACAATGCAGCTGCAACTTGACCCCCATCCAATTAAAATTGTTGAGGAATTAAGAGAAGAACCCATCGTGTATCGAACATTTGCGGCGAAAGAAATGACTGGCTCCACACCGATTGAACAGGGACAAATTACGATTAGCGCTACGGTTAAAGTGCAATTTCAGTATTAA
- a CDS encoding NUDIX domain-containing protein, which yields MLYRRKTYTIEPAMYVKFTHFFHTYLLPNQLTHGAQLVGRWVNEQQTEIMAMWSYDNRAHYEIVDANIRASEMHAEAQNYRKSLAPLFISSNEDFFTSTGEYGQSKQIVAVSGYIVNEEGHVLLVRNNHRNDTYEMPGGRLELGEALKEAVKREVLEETGIHAEIGDMTGVYQNITSGVICMVFHGRAISGVPAAQPPETIDVQFVDFDKEQVEDWIKRPQFASRVNDARNSDTLAYESYEVKPYRLIERS from the coding sequence ATGTTGTATCGCAGAAAAACGTACACGATTGAACCAGCGATGTACGTAAAATTTACCCACTTTTTTCACACCTATTTGCTTCCGAATCAGCTGACGCATGGAGCGCAGCTGGTTGGACGGTGGGTTAATGAACAACAGACAGAGATCATGGCAATGTGGTCATACGATAATAGGGCCCATTACGAGATAGTGGACGCTAACATTCGGGCATCGGAAATGCATGCTGAAGCGCAAAACTATCGAAAATCATTGGCGCCATTATTTATTTCATCAAACGAAGACTTTTTCACTTCTACGGGGGAGTACGGACAATCTAAACAAATCGTTGCTGTCAGTGGCTATATTGTAAATGAGGAAGGACACGTATTACTTGTACGTAACAATCACCGAAATGATACATATGAAATGCCGGGTGGGCGACTTGAACTTGGGGAAGCCTTGAAAGAGGCGGTAAAACGGGAAGTGCTAGAAGAAACAGGTATCCACGCTGAAATTGGCGATATGACGGGCGTTTATCAAAATATCACGTCAGGCGTCATCTGTATGGTTTTTCATGGGAGAGCAATATCAGGTGTACCGGCTGCTCAGCCTCCTGAAACGATTGACGTACAATTTGTTGACTTTGATAAAGAACAAGTAGAAGACTGGATAAAAAGACCCCAATTTGCGTCGAGAGTAAATGATGCTCGAAATAGCGACACGTTAGCTTATGAAAGTTATGAAGTGAAACCGTATCGATTGATTGAGCGCTCATGA
- a CDS encoding DUF421 domain-containing protein gives MEEFLKVDFWEMIMRTTFAFLVLLILARFMGKKQISQLTFFHYVTGITIGSIAADIAGESRTPFLNGIIAMIWWAVLTVLMSYIAFKSKKARIILDDQPTIVVFEGKIVEASLKKLRLHLNDLSMMLREQSIFSIKDVHYAILETNGQLSVLKKAGQEAATKKDVNAPAPVPKCIPTEVIAEGKITVRNLTELNLTEEWLYEQLKKQGIGNAEHIFYAEVQTDGSLHVDMKSEGGK, from the coding sequence TTGGAGGAATTTTTAAAAGTAGACTTCTGGGAAATGATAATGAGGACAACATTCGCATTTCTTGTTCTTCTCATCCTTGCGCGGTTTATGGGAAAAAAACAAATCTCCCAGCTAACATTTTTCCATTATGTAACGGGTATCACAATTGGTTCTATCGCTGCAGATATCGCCGGAGAATCCAGAACGCCATTTTTGAATGGAATCATAGCAATGATTTGGTGGGCGGTATTGACAGTGTTAATGAGTTACATAGCATTTAAATCCAAAAAGGCGCGGATTATTCTCGATGATCAGCCTACTATCGTTGTGTTTGAAGGGAAAATAGTTGAAGCTTCTTTGAAAAAGCTGCGTCTCCATCTGAATGATTTAAGCATGATGCTACGTGAACAAAGTATTTTTTCAATTAAGGACGTCCATTATGCGATACTGGAAACAAACGGGCAGTTAAGCGTCTTAAAAAAAGCGGGACAAGAAGCTGCAACGAAAAAAGATGTAAATGCTCCTGCACCAGTGCCTAAATGTATACCGACAGAAGTAATAGCAGAAGGAAAAATTACGGTTAGGAATTTAACAGAGTTAAACTTAACGGAAGAATGGTTATACGAACAATTGAAAAAGCAGGGTATCGGCAATGCAGAACATATATTTTATGCTGAAGTTCAAACAGATGGAAGTCTTCACGTAGATATGAAGTCTGAGGGTGGAAAATAA
- a CDS encoding DeoR/GlpR family DNA-binding transcription regulator has translation MLTNERYELILNLLAEKKTVKIQELVDATSASESTIRRDLNDLEDLNKLDRIHGGATISERITKELSILDKSSKNLQEKIQLASYAASFVQEGDCIFLDAGTTTLQIIPYLKDKKVTVVTNGLTHVDLLMENEITTYLTGGYIKSRTRALVGPQTIQTLGDYQFDKCFLGVNGFHLEIGYTTPDPEEAAVKRLASTLSRKTYVVADQSKYNKASFATIMALDKAVLIVSNFEKQAINLLEQKTTVKVDKS, from the coding sequence ATGTTGACAAATGAACGATATGAATTAATTTTGAATTTATTGGCGGAGAAAAAAACCGTTAAAATTCAAGAGTTGGTTGACGCGACATCCGCGTCAGAGTCGACTATTCGTAGGGATTTAAACGATCTCGAAGATCTTAACAAATTGGATCGTATCCATGGAGGCGCTACCATTAGTGAGCGCATAACGAAAGAACTTAGTATTTTGGACAAGTCATCCAAAAACCTTCAAGAGAAAATTCAACTTGCCAGTTATGCTGCCTCTTTTGTGCAAGAAGGGGATTGTATTTTTCTTGATGCAGGAACTACGACTTTGCAGATAATTCCCTATTTAAAAGATAAAAAAGTGACAGTTGTCACGAATGGATTGACACATGTCGATTTATTGATGGAAAACGAAATAACGACTTACTTGACGGGTGGCTATATAAAGTCCCGCACACGTGCACTCGTTGGACCCCAAACAATACAAACACTTGGCGATTATCAGTTTGACAAATGCTTTCTTGGCGTCAATGGTTTCCATTTGGAAATCGGGTATACAACGCCAGATCCAGAAGAAGCCGCTGTTAAAAGGCTAGCTTCTACACTCTCGAGAAAAACGTATGTCGTAGCGGATCAATCGAAATATAACAAAGCCAGTTTTGCTACTATTATGGCACTTGATAAAGCCGTATTAATTGTAAGTAACTTCGAAAAACAAGCTATCAACTTATTGGAGCAAAAGACGACAGTAAAGGTGGACAAATCATGA
- a CDS encoding PepSY domain-containing protein, whose translation MTNQNQNQHWHEHYQNPQYRRITINQAMAIALERVPGQVVKAELDYDDGMLVYEIDIRTADGYKYEVKIDANTGAILRVKLD comes from the coding sequence GTGACGAATCAAAATCAAAATCAACATTGGCATGAACATTATCAGAACCCACAATACCGGAGGATTACGATAAATCAAGCAATGGCAATTGCATTGGAACGTGTACCTGGTCAGGTTGTAAAAGCGGAATTAGATTACGACGACGGAATGTTAGTGTATGAAATTGACATAAGAACGGCAGATGGTTATAAGTATGAAGTGAAAATTGATGCGAATACAGGTGCAATCCTCAGAGTAAAACTAGATTAA
- the pfkB gene encoding 1-phosphofructokinase — MIYTCTITPSLDYTTYLPEFRSGKLNRSKEVYYYPGGKGINVSRVLRRLEVDNIALGFVGGFTGNYIQQSLHQEGVYTDFIRTEEITRINVKIKADEETELNGPGPNITMGQQQQMIAKVQEMKKGDWFVLAGRLPDSIAKSFFTDIATLCNDNGIHFVLDTSGPALKGLIDMKPFLIKPNEQELGELFDTVIENKQQAQHYAKKLVEKGVEHVIVSMGGEGALLVTKEVAVFAKAPKGKVVNTVGAGDSLVSGFLASFTRDCDPVKAFRLGVASGSATAFRVDLCEKKDVLELLDQVLISSLDKGM; from the coding sequence ATGATTTATACGTGCACAATCACACCCTCGCTTGATTATACTACCTATTTACCCGAATTCAGAAGCGGTAAACTGAACCGTTCTAAAGAAGTATATTACTATCCCGGAGGAAAAGGAATTAACGTGTCCCGAGTGTTACGTCGATTAGAGGTTGACAATATCGCTTTAGGTTTTGTAGGTGGGTTCACAGGTAATTATATTCAACAATCGTTACATCAAGAAGGAGTTTATACAGACTTTATAAGAACTGAAGAAATTACGCGTATTAATGTGAAAATCAAAGCCGATGAAGAAACTGAGTTAAATGGACCTGGACCTAACATCACAATGGGGCAGCAACAGCAAATGATAGCGAAAGTGCAGGAAATGAAAAAAGGTGATTGGTTCGTTCTTGCGGGTCGTCTTCCTGACTCAATAGCGAAAAGTTTTTTCACGGATATCGCAACACTCTGTAATGATAATGGTATTCATTTTGTCCTTGATACATCTGGCCCCGCTTTAAAAGGCTTGATCGACATGAAGCCTTTTCTTATTAAACCTAACGAGCAAGAGCTTGGTGAATTGTTCGATACAGTAATTGAAAACAAACAGCAAGCACAGCATTATGCCAAGAAACTTGTTGAAAAAGGCGTCGAACATGTCATTGTTTCGATGGGCGGGGAAGGAGCACTGCTTGTTACGAAAGAGGTTGCTGTTTTTGCGAAAGCGCCAAAAGGGAAAGTTGTGAATACAGTAGGAGCTGGTGATTCACTCGTATCCGGGTTTCTTGCATCCTTCACGAGAGATTGTGATCCGGTCAAGGCATTCCGGTTGGGTGTTGCAAGCGGAAGTGCAACCGCTTTTAGAGTGGATCTTTGTGAAAAAAAAGATGTACTAGAACTGCTGGACCAAGTGTTGATTAGTTCATTAGATAAGGGGATGTGA
- a CDS encoding NUDIX hydrolase: MGYIQELRDLVGNRPIVMTGANVILLDNEKRLLLQLRTDNNCWGLAGGSLEPGETLEEVAKRELYEETNLVAKQLSLFKVFSGQEFYYKYPHGDEVYNVIATYICTDYEGVMKEQADEVQALKFFRFDELPGKLNPPEIPILSEFITTHYCESI; the protein is encoded by the coding sequence ATGGGGTATATACAGGAATTAAGAGATTTAGTAGGCAATCGACCAATTGTTATGACAGGGGCAAACGTGATTTTACTAGATAACGAAAAAAGGCTGTTATTGCAATTAAGAACAGATAACAACTGCTGGGGGTTAGCTGGAGGCTCGTTAGAACCAGGAGAAACGTTGGAAGAAGTGGCGAAACGAGAGTTATATGAAGAAACTAATTTGGTAGCAAAACAACTTTCTTTGTTCAAAGTGTTTTCTGGTCAAGAGTTTTATTATAAATATCCACATGGTGATGAAGTTTATAATGTAATCGCTACCTATATTTGTACTGATTATGAGGGTGTAATGAAGGAACAGGCAGATGAAGTACAGGCTTTGAAATTCTTTCGCTTTGACGAGCTGCCAGGGAAACTAAATCCTCCTGAAATACCGATACTGTCTGAATTTATCACCACTCATTACTGCGAGAGCATCTAA
- a CDS encoding NADP-dependent malic enzyme: MTSRYQSSLEMHRIHTGKMETVSKVPLENRVDLSLAYSPGVADPCLEIAKNPYSVYDYTIKGNLVAVITDGTAVLGLGDIGPEAALPVMEGKAMLLKRYANIDSFPICLGTKDVDIIVQTIKAISPTFGGINLEDISAPRCFEIEKRLREECDIPVFHDDQHGTAIVVGAGLLNALKVVNKNKETVKIAVNGAGAAGIAIVKHLKNIGFEQIIICDSKGIIYKGRPNGMNPTKDEIAEITNPDGLTGSLQNAMTDADVFIGVSFANLLTMELIDCMSSDPIVFALANPDPEIAPALAKAYGVRIIATGRSDYPNQVNNVLAFPGIFRGALDVRATEINESMKLAATYAIASLIHESELRDDYIVPDPFDERVVKAVTIAVSKAAIESGVSSLMCAVH, translated from the coding sequence ATGACGAGTCGTTATCAATCTTCTTTAGAAATGCATCGAATTCATACTGGAAAAATGGAAACTGTCTCTAAGGTTCCACTTGAAAACAGAGTGGATCTTAGCCTTGCATATTCTCCAGGTGTAGCAGATCCATGTTTAGAAATCGCAAAAAATCCCTATTCGGTATACGATTATACAATCAAGGGGAATTTAGTGGCTGTTATAACTGATGGAACCGCCGTATTAGGTTTAGGTGATATAGGACCCGAAGCAGCTCTTCCAGTAATGGAAGGGAAAGCGATGCTTTTAAAAAGATACGCAAATATCGATTCGTTTCCAATCTGTCTGGGCACTAAAGATGTTGATATCATTGTGCAAACTATCAAAGCGATCAGTCCGACGTTTGGCGGCATCAATTTGGAAGACATTTCTGCCCCTCGCTGTTTTGAAATTGAAAAAAGGCTACGTGAAGAGTGCGATATCCCTGTGTTTCATGATGATCAGCATGGTACTGCTATCGTTGTGGGCGCAGGTTTGTTGAATGCCCTAAAAGTAGTTAATAAAAATAAAGAGACGGTTAAAATAGCTGTGAATGGCGCTGGTGCTGCCGGAATTGCAATAGTGAAACATCTGAAGAATATTGGATTTGAGCAGATTATTATCTGTGATTCAAAAGGCATCATTTACAAAGGTCGCCCAAATGGCATGAATCCAACTAAAGATGAAATTGCTGAAATTACAAATCCCGATGGCTTGACAGGCTCATTACAAAATGCCATGACTGATGCTGACGTATTCATCGGTGTTTCCTTTGCTAATCTATTGACGATGGAGCTTATCGACTGTATGAGCAGTGACCCGATTGTCTTTGCTTTGGCCAACCCAGACCCCGAAATCGCGCCCGCTTTAGCGAAAGCTTATGGAGTTCGTATTATTGCGACCGGCAGATCTGATTACCCAAATCAAGTTAATAATGTGCTTGCATTTCCTGGTATTTTCCGAGGTGCACTGGATGTCCGAGCAACCGAAATAAATGAAAGCATGAAACTAGCTGCAACTTATGCCATTGCATCATTAATCCATGAATCCGAGTTACGCGATGACTATATTGTTCCTGATCCTTTTGATGAAAGAGTTGTAAAAGCCGTCACCATTGCGGTAAGTAAAGCAGCGATTGAGTCAGGTGTATCGTCTCTTATGTGTGCTGTCCATTGA
- a CDS encoding YitT family protein has product MKNTLIISMFYLVGLLFLALGISMMILSNLGAGPWDAMYVALSESVGLTVGSWVFIVGVLLIIINSLLLKGTPDFLAIITIVLIGALIDFWLLGVFPDFTATEIGMRIFMLIAGILIIGLGISLYLQSSFARNPVDNLMMTLQSLTGKSLAVTKTVMEVSILVLAFFIGGPIGIGTIIVTFAIGPLIQMFYPPVTKFKNRICRVKV; this is encoded by the coding sequence ATGAAAAACACCTTAATCATCAGTATGTTTTATTTAGTTGGGTTATTGTTCTTGGCACTAGGGATAAGTATGATGATTTTATCTAACTTGGGAGCTGGTCCTTGGGATGCAATGTATGTAGCACTTTCTGAGAGTGTTGGATTGACTGTCGGGAGCTGGGTTTTTATCGTTGGTGTGCTCTTGATAATCATAAACAGTCTATTGTTGAAAGGAACACCGGATTTTCTTGCCATCATAACAATAGTACTTATCGGTGCTTTAATAGACTTCTGGTTACTTGGCGTATTTCCGGATTTTACGGCAACGGAAATAGGAATGCGAATCTTCATGCTAATAGCGGGGATTCTGATTATCGGACTAGGGATCTCTTTGTACCTACAGTCGAGTTTTGCCAGAAATCCAGTCGATAATTTGATGATGACATTACAATCATTGACGGGGAAAAGTTTAGCTGTTACCAAAACTGTGATGGAAGTATCTATCCTGGTGCTTGCTTTTTTCATAGGAGGTCCAATTGGCATTGGAACGATAATCGTTACTTTTGCTATCGGTCCACTCATTCAGATGTTCTATCCACCTGTTACGAAATTCAAAAATCGGATTTGTCGCGTAAAAGTATAA
- a CDS encoding phosphocarrier protein HPr, with translation MIEKQYTILGTAGLHARPTSALVSAVSSFKSDITLEYVGKKVNLKSILGVMSLGVASGTIITIAADGEDETDAIAKVDSIMESEGLGK, from the coding sequence TTGATAGAAAAACAATACACAATTTTAGGAACTGCAGGCTTACACGCTCGCCCAACATCCGCTCTCGTTAGTGCTGTCAGTTCTTTCAAATCGGATATTACACTGGAATACGTAGGTAAAAAAGTCAACCTGAAATCCATTTTAGGTGTTATGTCACTTGGAGTAGCTTCAGGCACTATCATTACGATTGCGGCGGATGGTGAAGATGAAACCGATGCAATTGCAAAAGTCGATTCAATTATGGAATCCGAAGGCCTTGGAAAGTAA
- the metA gene encoding homoserine O-succinyltransferase, with protein sequence MPINVPKQLPAGELLKKEKIFVMDEERATSQDIRPMNIAILNLMPEKERTELQLLRLLGNTPLQVNVTFLNTATHDSKNVSKTHLNAFYTTFEQVKNRRFDGLIITGAPIEHMEFENVNYWREITDIMDWSKENVTSVLHICWGAQAALYHHYGIGKFELPKKCSGVFTHRLSDPTINLARGFNDEFKAPHSRYTSVSTAEIENDPRLHLLAKSDDAGAFIVISKDDKHIMITGHLEYDADTLAEEYARDLQKGVGIDIPENYFPNDDPSKEPLNTWRSHTHLLFSNWLNYYVYQETPYEWE encoded by the coding sequence ATGCCGATCAACGTACCGAAACAATTGCCAGCAGGTGAACTATTGAAGAAGGAAAAAATATTCGTGATGGATGAGGAACGTGCAACATCCCAAGATATACGTCCTATGAACATCGCAATCTTAAATTTGATGCCTGAAAAAGAAAGAACTGAGTTGCAGCTACTACGTTTATTAGGAAATACACCACTACAAGTAAATGTTACATTTTTGAACACAGCCACACATGACTCGAAAAACGTAAGTAAAACGCATTTAAATGCATTTTATACGACATTTGAACAAGTGAAAAATCGTCGTTTCGATGGTTTGATCATTACGGGTGCTCCAATTGAGCATATGGAATTTGAAAATGTTAATTACTGGAGAGAAATAACAGACATTATGGACTGGTCGAAAGAAAATGTGACTTCTGTTTTACATATTTGTTGGGGAGCGCAAGCGGCTCTTTATCACCATTATGGAATCGGGAAATTTGAATTGCCGAAAAAGTGCTCAGGCGTTTTTACACATCGACTATCGGACCCAACAATTAATCTTGCACGCGGCTTTAATGATGAATTTAAAGCACCGCATTCACGATATACATCCGTTTCAACTGCGGAAATAGAGAATGATCCCCGTCTACACTTGCTTGCTAAATCAGACGACGCAGGAGCATTCATCGTTATCTCTAAAGACGATAAACATATTATGATAACAGGTCATTTGGAATACGATGCGGATACGTTGGCGGAAGAATATGCACGTGATTTGCAAAAAGGAGTCGGTATTGATATCCCAGAAAATTATTTTCCGAATGATGATCCAAGCAAAGAGCCGTTGAATACATGGCGTTCACACACACATCTACTCTTCTCCAACTGGCTTAATTATTATGTGTATCAAGAAACACCTTATGAATGGGAATAA